One segment of Tamlana crocina DNA contains the following:
- a CDS encoding DNA gyrase/topoisomerase IV subunit A encodes MIEEENDDDLIKNDGEPQETITRVTGMYKDWFLDYASYVILERAVPAIEDGFKPVQRRIMHSMKDLDDGRYNKVANIVGHTMQYHPHGDASIADAMVQIGQKDLLIDTQGNWGNILTGDSAAASRYIEARLSKFALEVVYSPKITEWQASYDGRRKEPINLPVKFPLLLAQGGEGIAVGLSTKILPHNFMELIEASIKHLQGKRFTILPDFPTAGIADFSNYNDGLRGGKVRVRARISQVDKTTLAITELPFGTTTSSLIDSILKANDKGKIKIKKIEDNTAAEVEILVHLPSGLSPDKTIDALYAFTNCESSISPLGCVIEDNKPLFIGVSEMLRRSTDNTVQLLKQELEIKLGELEEQWHFASLERIFIENRIYRDIEEEETWEGVIQAIDKGLQPHIKHLKRAITEEDIVRLTEIRIKRISKFDIDKAQQKIDALEEEIAQVKHHLAHLIDYAIAYFKRLKKDYGEGRERKTEIRIFDDVDATKVVIRNTKLYVNRDEGFIGTSLRRDEYVCDCSDIDDIIVFTREGKMMVTKVDSKTFVGKDIIHVAVFKKKDKRTIYNMIYRDGKKGPSYIKRFAVTSITRDREYDLTNGNKGSVTLYFSANPNGEAEVVTILLRQAGSIKKLKWDIDFADILIKGRASKGNVVTKYAVKRVELKEKGISTLKPRKIWFDDTVQRLNLDGRGELIGEFRGEDKLLIIDQTGMVKTVTPEVTMHFDDDMIVMEKWVPKKPISAIYYNGEKELYYVKRFLIEQEGKEESFISDHPNSQLEIVSTDWKPMAEVVFAKERGKDRKDNLEINLEEFIAIKGISALGNQLTKDKVNQINLLDPLPYEAPEEVHADDLEVVDETDVSSKVSANESQESSNSDKENGNDDFDMDSEGQTSLF; translated from the coding sequence ATGATAGAAGAAGAAAACGACGACGATTTAATTAAAAACGACGGAGAGCCCCAAGAAACCATAACCCGTGTTACGGGCATGTATAAAGATTGGTTTTTGGATTATGCCTCGTACGTTATTTTAGAACGGGCCGTGCCCGCAATTGAAGACGGTTTTAAACCCGTTCAGCGTCGTATTATGCATTCTATGAAAGACCTCGACGATGGGCGCTACAACAAAGTAGCCAACATTGTGGGGCATACCATGCAGTACCATCCGCACGGCGATGCCAGTATTGCCGATGCTATGGTGCAAATCGGTCAGAAAGATTTATTGATCGATACCCAAGGGAACTGGGGAAACATCTTAACGGGCGACAGTGCAGCGGCATCCCGTTACATCGAAGCACGTTTGTCAAAATTTGCTTTAGAAGTGGTTTACAGTCCCAAAATTACCGAATGGCAGGCCAGTTATGACGGCCGCCGTAAAGAGCCCATCAATTTACCGGTAAAGTTTCCGTTGCTATTGGCCCAAGGTGGCGAGGGAATTGCCGTTGGGCTTTCCACCAAAATATTGCCGCACAATTTTATGGAGCTTATCGAGGCTTCCATAAAGCATTTACAAGGCAAACGATTTACAATATTGCCCGATTTTCCAACGGCTGGAATTGCCGATTTTTCCAATTATAATGACGGTTTAAGAGGCGGGAAGGTACGTGTTCGTGCCCGTATTTCGCAGGTGGACAAAACCACTTTGGCTATTACCGAACTGCCCTTTGGTACTACCACATCCTCGTTAATCGATTCTATTTTAAAAGCTAACGATAAAGGCAAAATCAAGATTAAGAAAATTGAGGATAATACAGCTGCCGAAGTAGAAATATTGGTGCATTTGCCTTCTGGTTTGTCGCCCGACAAAACCATCGACGCGCTGTATGCCTTTACCAATTGCGAAAGTTCCATTTCGCCCTTGGGTTGCGTTATTGAAGACAATAAACCGCTTTTTATCGGGGTTTCAGAAATGCTTCGAAGAAGTACCGATAACACGGTTCAGCTTTTAAAGCAGGAGCTCGAGATTAAATTGGGCGAACTTGAAGAACAGTGGCATTTCGCTTCGTTGGAACGTATTTTTATAGAAAACCGAATATACCGCGATATTGAAGAGGAAGAAACTTGGGAAGGCGTCATTCAAGCCATCGACAAAGGACTTCAGCCTCATATCAAACATTTAAAACGGGCCATAACGGAAGAAGATATTGTTCGGTTAACGGAAATTCGAATCAAACGAATTTCAAAATTCGATATAGATAAAGCCCAACAAAAAATTGATGCTTTAGAGGAAGAGATTGCCCAAGTAAAGCATCATTTGGCACACTTAATCGATTATGCCATTGCCTATTTTAAGCGATTGAAAAAAGACTATGGCGAGGGGCGCGAACGCAAAACAGAAATCCGAATTTTTGATGATGTTGATGCTACAAAAGTAGTCATCAGAAACACCAAGCTTTATGTAAATAGGGATGAAGGTTTTATTGGCACGTCATTGCGCCGTGATGAATACGTGTGCGATTGTAGCGATATTGACGATATTATCGTGTTTACCAGAGAAGGTAAAATGATGGTAACCAAAGTGGATTCCAAAACCTTTGTGGGGAAAGACATCATCCACGTGGCGGTCTTCAAAAAGAAAGACAAGCGCACCATTTATAACATGATTTACCGCGATGGAAAAAAAGGGCCATCATACATAAAACGCTTTGCTGTTACCAGCATTACCCGCGATAGGGAATATGATTTAACCAACGGAAACAAAGGTTCTGTAACCTTGTATTTTTCTGCAAACCCCAATGGTGAGGCCGAAGTGGTTACCATATTGTTGCGCCAAGCGGGCAGCATTAAAAAGTTGAAATGGGATATCGATTTTGCCGATATTTTAATAAAAGGGCGTGCCTCAAAAGGAAATGTGGTGACCAAATATGCCGTAAAGCGCGTCGAGTTGAAGGAGAAAGGGATTTCTACTTTAAAACCTCGAAAAATTTGGTTTGATGACACCGTTCAGCGTTTGAATTTAGATGGACGCGGCGAACTGATTGGCGAATTTAGGGGCGAAGACAAGCTGTTGATTATTGATCAAACCGGAATGGTAAAAACGGTTACTCCCGAAGTGACGATGCATTTTGATGACGATATGATTGTTATGGAAAAATGGGTTCCAAAAAAGCCTATTTCGGCCATCTATTACAATGGGGAAAAAGAACTTTACTACGTTAAGCGTTTTTTAATCGAGCAGGAAGGTAAGGAAGAATCCTTTATTTCAGATCACCCCAATTCGCAATTGGAAATTGTTTCGACCGATTGGAAACCGATGGCCGAAGTGGTTTTTGCCAAAGAACGCGGAAAAGACAGAAAGGATAATTTAGAAATCAACTTGGAAGAATTTATCGCTATTAAAGGGATTTCAGCTTTGGGTAATCAACTTACCAAAGATAAAGTGAACCAAATTAATTTGTTGGATCCGTTGCCATACGAAGCCCCTGAAGAAGTACACGCCGATGACCTGGAAGTGGTTGATGAAACCGATGTGTCTTCCAAGGTTTCAGCCAATGAAAGTCAAGAATCTTCCAATTCCGATAAAGAAAACGGAAATGATGATTTTGATATGGATAGTGAAGGGCAAACCTCGCTGTTTTAG
- a CDS encoding aminotransferase class V-fold PLP-dependent enzyme has translation MHKIDIDLVEMTLDVMKYAINRISAVEHPIGKPKKEEELKALVGETVTPEGIGGEYAFKLWRKYLSKANVPVDHPRNLAFVPASPTRAAIMFDLVTSASSIHGAYWMEGAGGIFCENEAMRWMVSLTGLPNGAFGVFTSGGTAANLSAIVTAREFWRCDDTYKREKGLIITSIGAHSSIKAMAKVADVDILLVDTEEKLTGDDLRKTIDGLTFHQRKRLFAVVATGGTTNAGIIDDLEGVAEVCETEKLWFHVDAAYGGGALVADSARHLFNGIERADSITIDPHKWMFSPYDCGAVIYKKPELAKEAHSQQGSYLDIFKDEGAHGFNPTDYQIQLTRRVRGLPLWFSLATHGTDSYKVAVERGLELAQIAGKMIEENPNVELVREPSLSCVLFRRIGWQPEDYKHWTYENHKSGFALVTPTKWKNGDTFETVSRFCFINPDTTEKDIQMILDSME, from the coding sequence ATGCACAAAATAGATATTGACTTGGTTGAAATGACCTTGGATGTGATGAAATATGCCATCAATAGAATTTCGGCCGTTGAACATCCTATTGGTAAACCCAAAAAGGAAGAAGAGCTAAAAGCATTGGTCGGCGAAACCGTAACGCCCGAGGGGATTGGCGGCGAGTATGCCTTTAAGTTATGGCGTAAATATTTGTCGAAAGCCAATGTGCCTGTAGATCACCCACGAAATTTGGCCTTTGTGCCAGCATCGCCCACCCGAGCAGCAATAATGTTCGATTTGGTGACTTCGGCATCGAGCATTCACGGCGCATACTGGATGGAAGGTGCGGGCGGTATTTTTTGTGAAAATGAGGCCATGCGCTGGATGGTGTCACTAACCGGATTGCCCAACGGCGCTTTTGGCGTGTTTACCAGTGGCGGAACGGCCGCAAACTTGTCGGCTATTGTTACGGCCCGCGAATTTTGGCGATGTGATGATACTTATAAGCGCGAAAAAGGTTTGATAATTACTTCCATTGGTGCGCATTCGTCCATAAAAGCGATGGCGAAGGTGGCCGATGTGGATATTTTATTGGTAGATACCGAAGAAAAACTTACCGGAGATGATTTAAGAAAAACGATAGACGGACTGACCTTTCACCAACGAAAGCGTTTATTTGCGGTGGTGGCCACCGGCGGAACGACCAATGCCGGAATTATTGACGATTTAGAAGGCGTTGCTGAGGTTTGCGAAACAGAGAAGCTATGGTTTCATGTTGATGCTGCCTATGGAGGTGGGGCTTTGGTGGCCGATTCGGCAAGGCATTTGTTCAATGGCATTGAACGGGCCGACAGCATTACCATCGATCCGCATAAATGGATGTTCTCGCCTTACGATTGCGGAGCCGTAATTTACAAAAAACCAGAATTGGCCAAGGAAGCCCATTCGCAACAAGGCTCGTATTTGGATATCTTTAAGGACGAAGGGGCGCACGGTTTCAATCCAACAGATTATCAAATACAGTTAACGCGCCGGGTTAGAGGATTGCCACTTTGGTTTTCGTTGGCTACCCACGGTACCGATAGTTATAAAGTTGCCGTAGAGCGCGGATTGGAGTTGGCACAAATTGCAGGAAAAATGATTGAAGAGAATCCCAATGTTGAGTTGGTAAGAGAACCGAGCCTATCCTGTGTGCTTTTTAGGAGGATTGGTTGGCAACCAGAGGACTATAAACACTGGACTTACGAAAACCATAAATCGGGATTTGCGTTAGTAACTCCAACAAAATGGAAAAATGGAGATACCTTCGAAACCGTGTCGCGGTTCTGTTTTATCAATCCCGATACCACCGAAAAGGATATCCAAATGATTTTAGATTCGATGGAGTAG
- the bshC gene encoding bacillithiol biosynthesis cysteine-adding enzyme BshC, with the protein MQHNSITFRKTGYFSPLICDYLDENPQLKPFYNRFPKLGNFKNQIEEKERFFTAESRAILVSALKKQYSSVEASEKTLQNIETLKSSGTFTITTGHQLNLFTGPLYFLYKIVSAINLSCELKKAYPDFNFVPVYWMATEDHDFEEINYFNFNGKKIHWNKNASGAVGELSTEGLEAVFNLFSQDLGPSKNAEFLKRLFNEAYLKHDNLTDATRYLANELFKDYGLVIVDGNDADLKKQFVPFIEQELFEQTSFKQVTETNAQINQLPENYKIQVNPREINLFYLTENLRERIVLDSDSYPDGVYKVLNTDLSWSKSEMLKHLNEVPERFSPNVIMRPLYQEVILPNLCYIGGGGELAYWFQLKQFFEQVNVPFPMLLLRNSVLIQSENQLKKLQKLDISSEDIFLKRDSFINKKVRDISNIDIDFSNQKEHLKQQFEALYQLATKTDKSFLGAVSAQETKQIKGLEHLEKRLLKAQKRKLSDEVLRMTDIQNELFPNKSLQERNANFSEFYLEYGARLIPNLIESLEPLKGEFSILTL; encoded by the coding sequence ATGCAGCACAATTCAATAACGTTTCGTAAAACAGGCTATTTTTCTCCGCTAATCTGTGATTATCTAGATGAAAACCCACAGTTGAAGCCATTTTATAACAGGTTTCCGAAACTGGGAAATTTTAAAAATCAAATTGAAGAAAAGGAGCGATTTTTTACAGCTGAATCGAGAGCAATTTTGGTTTCCGCTTTAAAAAAACAGTACAGTTCGGTTGAGGCTTCAGAAAAAACGCTTCAAAATATTGAAACCTTAAAGTCTTCGGGTACTTTTACGATTACTACGGGGCATCAACTTAACTTATTTACGGGGCCACTTTATTTTCTCTATAAAATTGTTTCGGCCATAAACCTTTCCTGCGAATTGAAGAAAGCCTATCCCGATTTCAATTTTGTGCCCGTGTATTGGATGGCAACAGAAGACCACGATTTTGAAGAAATTAATTATTTCAATTTTAATGGAAAAAAAATCCATTGGAATAAAAATGCCAGCGGCGCTGTGGGCGAACTTTCTACCGAAGGTTTAGAGGCGGTTTTTAATTTGTTTTCGCAAGATTTGGGACCGAGTAAAAATGCCGAATTTTTAAAGCGCCTTTTTAATGAAGCCTATTTAAAACACGATAATTTAACCGACGCCACCCGATATTTGGCCAACGAGCTGTTCAAGGACTACGGATTGGTAATTGTTGATGGAAATGATGCCGATTTAAAAAAGCAGTTTGTGCCGTTTATTGAGCAGGAATTGTTCGAACAGACCTCTTTTAAACAGGTAACAGAAACTAATGCACAGATTAATCAACTTCCCGAAAATTATAAAATTCAGGTGAACCCTCGCGAAATCAATCTGTTTTACCTAACTGAAAATTTACGTGAGCGCATTGTTTTAGATTCCGACAGCTATCCGGATGGAGTTTATAAAGTTTTAAATACAGACCTTTCTTGGAGCAAGAGTGAGATGCTAAAACACCTCAATGAGGTGCCTGAGCGTTTTTCGCCAAATGTAATTATGCGCCCGCTGTACCAAGAAGTGATTTTGCCAAACCTCTGCTACATTGGTGGCGGTGGCGAGCTGGCATACTGGTTTCAATTAAAGCAGTTTTTTGAACAGGTAAATGTACCGTTTCCGATGCTGTTGTTGAGGAATTCGGTGTTGATTCAGTCTGAAAATCAACTCAAAAAGCTTCAAAAATTAGATATTTCTTCTGAAGACATTTTTCTGAAGCGGGATTCGTTCATAAATAAAAAGGTACGTGACATTTCGAATATTGATATCGATTTTTCAAACCAAAAAGAACACTTAAAACAACAGTTTGAAGCACTGTACCAATTGGCCACAAAAACCGATAAATCGTTTTTGGGGGCGGTAAGTGCACAGGAAACAAAACAGATAAAAGGACTGGAGCATCTTGAAAAGCGGCTGCTGAAAGCCCAAAAACGAAAACTTTCTGATGAGGTTTTACGAATGACCGATATTCAGAACGAATTATTCCCGAACAAAAGTTTACAAGAGCGCAACGCCAATTTCTCAGAATTTTATTTGGAATATGGCGCGCGTTTAATTCCAAATTTAATTGAAAGTTTAGAGCCGCTAAAAGGCGAATTTTCAATTCTCACTTTATAG
- a CDS encoding carboxypeptidase-like regulatory domain-containing protein — protein MFSGTAFTQTEDNFKAIQGKVVDADTNAPLTFTDIVIDETNISTVTNGQGEFLLKIPEAYLDGFIKVSHLGYEKMTVSISYLEDNEKIKLTPVPTKLNEVSLIALPNQDARELVINTLKKKSSIYNNNNTLMTAFYRETIKKRRKNASLSEAVVKIHKQPYNNFRNDHIELIKARKKTDYSKLDTIALKLQGGPFSNLYTDIIKYPEYIFTEESLPLYQFSFDHPTTVNNDLVYVVDFKQKKHIPTPLYYGKLYIDAKTLALTSAVYSLNVSNKDLSSQMFVRKKPRKVDVQPKEANYRVNYRTQNGKWHYAYSNISLTFKVNWKGKLFNSTYTLSSEMAITDWEIKDPALARNKSTLLRPSTILTEKASGFSDPRFWGEYNIIEPEKSIESAIKKIQRQLKRT, from the coding sequence ATGTTTAGCGGAACTGCTTTTACCCAAACCGAAGACAACTTTAAAGCCATTCAAGGCAAAGTTGTTGATGCCGATACTAACGCCCCTTTAACTTTTACCGATATTGTTATTGACGAAACGAATATTAGCACAGTAACGAACGGACAGGGTGAATTCTTATTAAAAATTCCAGAAGCTTATTTAGATGGTTTTATAAAAGTTTCACATTTGGGTTACGAAAAAATGACCGTGAGCATATCATACCTCGAGGACAACGAAAAAATAAAACTCACCCCCGTCCCTACAAAACTTAATGAAGTAAGCCTAATTGCCTTGCCAAACCAAGATGCCCGCGAGTTAGTTATTAATACCTTAAAAAAGAAAAGCTCGATTTACAACAATAACAATACGCTAATGACTGCATTTTATCGGGAAACGATAAAAAAGCGTCGTAAAAATGCCTCACTTTCGGAAGCTGTGGTAAAAATACATAAACAACCTTACAACAATTTTAGAAACGACCACATTGAATTGATTAAGGCCAGAAAAAAAACCGACTACTCGAAACTAGACACCATTGCCCTTAAATTGCAAGGCGGACCGTTTAGCAACCTTTACACCGACATTATTAAATATCCAGAGTATATTTTTACTGAAGAAAGTTTGCCCTTGTATCAATTTAGTTTTGACCACCCCACAACCGTAAACAACGACCTTGTATATGTTGTTGATTTCAAACAGAAAAAACATATTCCAACTCCGCTTTATTACGGGAAGCTATATATTGATGCCAAAACCTTGGCCCTAACCAGTGCCGTTTACAGTTTAAATGTTTCCAATAAAGACCTATCCAGCCAAATGTTTGTGCGTAAAAAACCAAGAAAAGTTGACGTACAGCCCAAAGAAGCAAACTACAGAGTAAATTACCGCACCCAAAATGGCAAATGGCATTACGCCTACAGTAATATATCGCTTACGTTTAAAGTTAACTGGAAGGGTAAATTATTCAACAGCACATATACCCTTAGCAGTGAAATGGCCATAACCGATTGGGAAATAAAAGACCCCGCGCTGGCCAGAAACAAAAGTACGCTTTTAAGACCGTCAACCATTTTAACCGAAAAGGCATCTGGCTTTTCCGACCCTAGATTTTGGGGCGAATACAATATAATTGAGCCCGAAAAATCTATTGAATCGGCCATAAAAAAAATACAGCGACAATTAAAGCGCACCTAA
- a CDS encoding TerC family protein, with protein sequence MIDFFLSSDAIMALLTLTFLEIILGIDNIVFISIIANKLPEHQQSKATKIGLILAMVQRVVLLFFVSFLVSLKEPFYTINSSWLQIAISWQAVILFVGGLFLIYKSTSEIHEKVEHPKHDQNQLNEKKLNSLSQGLVQILIIDFIFSIDSILTAVGMTNGLHPNNNYTLVLMIIAVVISIIIMIAFANPIREFIKKHPSMQILGLAFLILIGFMLITEAAHLSHTKLFGNEVGAIPKGYLYFAIAFSLFIEFLNFRINKNAKKI encoded by the coding sequence TTGATAGATTTTTTCCTGAGCAGTGACGCTATAATGGCCTTGCTAACCCTTACGTTTTTAGAAATTATTTTAGGGATTGACAATATTGTTTTCATCTCTATTATCGCAAATAAATTACCAGAGCATCAACAATCGAAAGCCACAAAAATCGGATTGATCTTAGCCATGGTACAACGTGTTGTGCTTTTATTTTTTGTTAGCTTTTTAGTGAGTTTAAAAGAACCGTTTTATACCATAAATTCTTCTTGGTTACAAATAGCCATAAGCTGGCAGGCAGTGATATTATTTGTTGGCGGACTGTTTTTAATCTACAAGAGCACCTCTGAAATCCATGAAAAAGTAGAGCACCCAAAACACGATCAAAACCAACTTAACGAGAAAAAACTAAATAGCCTTTCGCAAGGCTTGGTTCAAATATTGATAATCGATTTTATCTTTTCAATCGATTCGATTTTAACCGCCGTAGGAATGACCAATGGGCTACACCCCAACAACAACTACACTTTGGTTTTAATGATAATTGCAGTAGTAATCTCTATTATTATCATGATTGCGTTTGCCAACCCCATTCGAGAATTCATAAAAAAACATCCGAGTATGCAAATATTGGGCTTGGCGTTTTTAATATTAATAGGTTTTATGCTGATAACAGAAGCAGCTCATCTTTCGCATACGAAATTGTTTGGAAACGAGGTGGGCGCCATACCAAAAGGCTATCTTTACTTTGCTATTGCGTTTTCGTTGTTTATTGAATTCCTGAATTTTAGAATCAATAAAAACGCAAAAAAAATCTAA
- the guaA gene encoding glutamine-hydrolyzing GMP synthase, whose translation MQHDKVLILDFGSQYTQLIARRVRELNIYSEIHPFNKIPSNIEEYKAVILSGSPNSVRGEDALHPDLSNIRGKKPMLAVCYGAQYLAHFSGGNVAPSNTREYGRANLSYVKEDETFFENITSGSQVWMSHSDTIKELPTNGVLIASTHDVENAAYKIEGETTYAIQFHPEVYHSTDGKQLLENFLVKIAGLNPDWTPQSFVEETVEAIQQKVGDGKVVLGLSGGVDSTVAAVLLNKAIGKNLYCIFVNNGLLRKNEFENVLKQYEGMGLNVKGVDASERFLAALKGIEDPEKKRKAIGNAFIEVFDDEAHKLKDVEWLAQGTIYPDVIESVSATGGPSATIKSHHNVGGLPDFMKLKIVEPLRAIFKDEVRRVGATLGIDPELLGRHPFPGPGLGIRILGDITAEKVRILQEVDAIFINGLKSWGLYDKVWQAGAMLLPVNSVGVMGDERTYEKCVALRAVESTDGMTADWVNLPYEFLQKTSNDIINKVKGVNRVVYDISSKPPATIEWE comes from the coding sequence ATGCAACACGATAAGGTACTTATTTTAGACTTCGGATCGCAATACACACAGCTTATTGCCCGTAGAGTTAGGGAACTCAACATTTACTCCGAAATACATCCATTCAACAAAATTCCGTCAAACATTGAAGAATACAAGGCCGTAATCCTTTCTGGTAGTCCCAATTCCGTTAGGGGTGAAGATGCTTTGCATCCCGATTTAAGCAACATACGCGGTAAAAAACCCATGTTGGCCGTTTGCTATGGTGCCCAATATTTGGCCCATTTTTCTGGTGGAAATGTAGCGCCTTCAAACACGCGTGAGTATGGTCGAGCTAATTTATCTTATGTGAAGGAGGATGAAACCTTTTTTGAAAATATTACTTCGGGCAGTCAAGTTTGGATGAGCCATAGCGATACCATAAAAGAATTACCTACAAATGGGGTGCTAATTGCTAGCACGCACGATGTGGAAAATGCCGCCTATAAAATTGAAGGCGAAACCACTTATGCCATTCAGTTTCACCCTGAAGTATATCATTCAACCGACGGAAAACAATTGTTGGAAAACTTTTTGGTGAAAATAGCCGGATTGAACCCAGATTGGACGCCGCAGTCTTTTGTTGAAGAAACCGTTGAAGCCATTCAGCAAAAAGTAGGCGATGGAAAAGTCGTTTTAGGGCTTTCCGGAGGCGTGGATTCTACCGTGGCTGCCGTACTTTTAAACAAGGCCATAGGTAAAAACCTGTATTGTATATTCGTTAATAACGGTCTGCTTCGTAAAAATGAATTTGAAAACGTACTAAAGCAGTACGAAGGCATGGGGCTTAACGTAAAAGGAGTAGATGCTTCCGAGCGATTTTTGGCCGCATTGAAAGGCATTGAAGACCCAGAGAAAAAACGTAAAGCCATTGGTAATGCGTTTATCGAGGTGTTTGATGATGAAGCCCATAAATTGAAAGATGTGGAATGGTTGGCACAAGGTACCATTTACCCCGATGTTATTGAAAGTGTGTCGGCTACCGGCGGCCCTTCGGCCACTATAAAAAGTCACCATAACGTAGGCGGATTGCCAGATTTTATGAAGCTTAAAATCGTAGAGCCTTTACGTGCTATTTTTAAAGATGAAGTAAGACGAGTAGGAGCAACCTTGGGGATCGACCCAGAACTTTTGGGTCGCCATCCGTTCCCGGGGCCAGGATTGGGTATTCGAATTTTAGGCGACATTACTGCAGAAAAAGTAAGGATTCTACAAGAGGTGGATGCGATTTTCATCAATGGATTAAAATCTTGGGGACTATACGATAAAGTTTGGCAAGCGGGAGCGATGTTACTTCCGGTAAACAGTGTTGGCGTTATGGGAGATGAGCGTACGTACGAAAAATGTGTGGCATTGAGAGCTGTTGAAAGCACCGATGGCATGACCGCCGATTGGGTAAATTTGCCATACGAATTCCTTCAAAAAACATCAAACGATATAATAAATAAAGTAAAAGGCGTTAATAGGGTAGTGTACGACATCAGTTCGAAGCCACCCGCCACCATTGAGTGGGAATAG